TATCGATTATGCCCCAGCTACAGATAAGTGTCACCGAACTGCTTGGAAAGCAGTCTTATCCGATGCCAGCAAGCGAAAGTTTGATCTGCTTCTCGTATGGCGGATGGATAGGGCTTTCCGGTCTGTGCTTGATGCAGCCAATACCCTTGAACAACTGCGTACATGGAAAGTAGGGCTGAGATCTTATGCAGAACCCTGGCTGGATACCACCTCTCCGTTCGGCGAAGCACTCTACTACATAACGATAGCCTATGCTCAACTTGAACGGGGCATTTTACGTGAAAGGGTTAAGGCCGGGATGGAAAGGGCTCGTAAAAACGGCATTAAAATTGGCCGCCCTAGGGTAACCGACAGGAAAGGGTTTAAACGCCGTTTTGGAGAGGTTTTGGCGAGGCTTGAATCCGGCAAGGTTTCACAAGCCGAGGCTGCCAGAGAGCTTAATATTGGTTATGCTACTTTAAAGCGGCTGATCGATGCTGGGGAGCAAGGACGTGACGCGGATTAACCGCACAAACCAGGCAAAAAAACCGTTGACGTGTATACGCCCCTCGTATACAATTGGCGGCCAAAACGCCGGAGGCGAAACTGCAGAGGAAATAGTGATAGCAAATTTTTTAAACACCTTAGCCGAGGTATCACTGTCAATAATTCGCCGACTGAATGAAAGCGAGACGATGGAAAAATGAAAGCTGCAGGATATATAAGGGTTTCTTCAGCTTCCCAAGTGGACGGGTATTCCCTAGATGCGCAGGAAAACTTCTTCAAGGACTATTGTAAATCAAGAGGTTGGGAACCGGTCAGGATCTATAGGGAAGAGGGGAAATCGGCACATTCGGATGCTATTTCCAAGAGACCCTGTTTTAAACAGCTGCTTGAAGATGCCGCCAGAGGATGCTTTGATGTTATTGTTGTCCATACACTTGATCGCTGGGCACGTAACCAGCGGATCACGCTGGAGTCGATAGCAACCCTTGGGAAATACAATGTTTCATTGGTTTCAATAACTGAAAATATAGATTACTCTAATCCTCAAGGTAAATTGTTCACCCAGATGCTGGGCTCATTTGCCGAATACTTTTCGGGCTCACTTTCTACCCACGTTAAGAAAGGTATAAAACAGCGGGCGCAAGCAGGAAAACACTTGGGTTGCATTCCCTTTGGTTATGAATCCTGTTGGGAGAAAGGTAGCAAGGGAGAGAAAAAGCTTAAATGCAAACCTGAGCATCCTGCGGGCATACACATTCATCCGGCTGAAGGACCAATGGTCACCGAACTGTTCAGAAGGTACGCCTCAGGCTCAACTACCTTGGGTGAACTAGCCCAGTTGCTCAACGACCAAGGCTATCGGACTAAAAACATTCACCATTATCCTGGCCCAGACGGCATCTTAAAAGGCGGTCCAAAGCTGTTTACTACCGCCTCAGTAAGAGGCATCCTGCACAATATCTTTTATACCGGTAAGGTTAAACATCTCTGGGAGCTGCTGCCAGGATCTCATGAGCCATTGGTAAGCCCGGAAGTTTTCGATATAGTTCAAGCTACGCTAAGGAAAAATTGCGGCCGATCCAGCACCATGAACCCGCATCCTGTAAGAGAATATCTACTTAAAGGGCTTGTAAGGTGTGCTTATTGCGGGATGCCAATGTGGGCACAAACATATTCAAACGGGAGAAAATATTACCGGGAACACAAAAATTCAAGAAGTCATGGCATATGCCCAGAATCTTCAGGTTCGATCCCCTGTCATATTGCCGATGATCAGGTTTCCCAATTGGTAGAAAACATCCAGCTTGGTGACAACTGGCTTGAAGAAGCATTGGCTATTATCGCAATAAAGGATGAGGCTTCCAATATCATGGATAAAAAACAAAAGACGATTGAGAAGCTACGAAGGATGGCTAAAGCATATATTGATGGTTT
The Dehalococcoidales bacterium DNA segment above includes these coding regions:
- a CDS encoding recombinase family protein, which gives rise to MKVCCYARVSTADKDQNPETQLMPMREFIAAQGWESYDEYIDYAPATDKCHRTAWKAVLSDASKRKFDLLLVWRMDRAFRSVLDAANTLEQLRTWKVGLRSYAEPWLDTTSPFGEALYYITIAYAQLERGILRERVKAGMERARKNGIKIGRPRVTDRKGFKRRFGEVLARLESGKVSQAEAARELNIGYATLKRLIDAGEQGRDAD